A DNA window from Arachis duranensis cultivar V14167 chromosome 3, aradu.V14167.gnm2.J7QH, whole genome shotgun sequence contains the following coding sequences:
- the LOC107477195 gene encoding photosystem II stability/assembly factor HCF136, chloroplastic, whose translation MATLRFTDCSNLTSTFFRPSLPSLSAAKSRHSQNPQNRNTSTSSCTFVPRASLQPQMDDQFSLSRRRFIADTAAVSLSIPQLVGFEQAARSEEALSEWERVYLPIDPGVVLLDIAFVPDDPNHGFLLGTRQTIMETKDGGNTWAPRSIPSAEDEDFNYRFNSISFKGKEGWIVGKPAILLYTSDAGESWERIPLSAQLPGDMVYIKATGEKSAEMVTDEGAIYVTSNRGYNWKAAVQETVSATLNRTVSSGISGASYYTGTFNTVNRSPDGRYVAVSSRGNFYLTWEPGQPFWQPHNRAVARRIQNMGWRADGGLWLLVRGGGLYLSKGTGLTEEFEEVPVQSRGFGILDVGYRSQEEAWAAGGSGILLRTTNGGKSWIRDKAADNIAANLYSVKFLDDKKGFVLGNDGVLLRYLG comes from the exons ATGGCGACTCTGCGTTTCACTGACTGCTCCAACCTCACCTCCACCTTCTTCAGGCCTTCCTTACCCTCTCTCTCCGCCGCAAAGTCTCGCCATTCTCAAAACCCTCAGAATCGGAACACCAGCACCAGCAGCTGCACCTTCGTTCCCAGAGCTTCTCTTCAGCCGCAAATGGACGATCAATTCTCTCTCTCCCGGAGACGCTTCATCGCCGACACTGCCGCCGTCTCGCTCTCGATTCCTCAGCTCGTCGGATTCGAACAGGCTGCGAGGTCGGAGGAAGCGCTGTCGGAGTGGGAGAGAGTTTACCTCCCTATCGATCCCGGCGTCGTGCTCCTTGACATTGCGTTTGTTCCCGATGATCCCAACCACG GTTTCCTTTTGGGGACTAGGCAAACCATTATGGAGACAAAAGATGGTGGAAACACTTGGGCTCCCCGTTCGATACCCTCTGCAGAGGATGAAGATTTTAATTATAGATTTAATTCCATCAGCTTCAAAGGGAAGGAAGGGTGGATAGTTGGAAAGCCTGCAATTCTATTATATACTTCTGATGCTGGAGAAAGTTGGGAAAGGATACCACTTAGTGCTCAACTTCCAGGGGATATG GTATATATAAAGGCAACCGGTGAAAAGAGTGCAGAGATGGTGACTGACGAAGGTGCAATCTACGTTACATCAAACAGAGGCTACAATTGGAAGGCTGCTGTTCAGGAAACTGTGTCAGCTACTCTTAATCG AACAGTCTCTAGTGGTATTAGTGGTGCAAGTTATTACACCGGGACGTTCAATACTGTCAATCGCTCTCCAGATGGGAGGTATGTTGCAGTCTCAAGTCGTGGCAACTTCTATCTAACATGGGAACCTGGTCAG CCATTCTGGCAGCCACATAATAGAGCAGTTGCCAGAAGAATCCAGAACATGGGATGGAGAGCTGATGGTGGTCTGTGGCTTCTTGTTCGTGGTGGTGGCCTTTATCTCAGCAAGGGCACAGGG TTGACCGAAGAATTTGAGGAGGTTCCAGTTCAAAGCCGAGGTTTTGGCATTCTTGATGTGGGGTATCGATCACAG GAGGAGGCTTGGGCAGCAGGTGGAAGTGGTATTCTGTTGAGAACTACTAATGGTGGCAAGTCATGGATCCGTGACAAAGCTGCTGACAACATTGCTGCAAATTTATACTCAGTGAA GTTCCTTGATGACAAGAAGGGATTTGTATTGGGGAATGATGGAGTCTTGCTTCGCTACCTTGGATGA
- the LOC110278398 gene encoding probable E3 ubiquitin-protein ligase ARI7, which produces MNNNYTYETEDEEDEDEESVEDEEDDESLEDEEEESLEDEEDDESLEDDEDDESLEDEEEEPLEEEEDDESLEDEEDDESLEDEKEESLEDEEDDESLEDEEEESLEECTTSRKRSRFTTLTKSNIKKLQKTKINEVSSNLSITKSEACLLLIHHGWSATKVDEAWFDDKERVRKLVGLLKHNTGEIVTTQTCEICFDNTVCLEKKLKSAKCGHAYCVDCWKLYINEKIKEGPHECLKPMRCPHPSCEASLEINMIRRFASQQNRKMYDRFLLRSYVETRKNIKWCPRPDCDLAVRYKSDGNYVNKYVEVSCRNGHRFCWGCGEDAHRPVSCEMMAKKNQESGDSKSLRWISTFTKKCPSCKQPIERNGGCMHVTCTVCSYQFCWLCLSDWFLCSARCNRF; this is translated from the coding sequence ATGAACAACAACTACACATATGAAACGGAAGATgaagaagacgaagacgaaGAATCAGTGGAAGACGAAGAAGACGATGAATCActggaagatgaagaagaagaatctctGGAAGACGAAGAAGACGATGAATCACTGGAAGACGACGAAGACGATGAATCActggaagatgaagaagaagaacctctCGAAGAGGAAGAAGACGATGAATCTCTGGAAGACGAAGAAGACGATGAATCACtggaagatgaaaaagaagaatctCTGGAAGACGAAGAAGACGATGAATCActggaagatgaagaagaagaatctctAGAAGAATGCACCACATCACGAAAGAGAAGCCGCTTCACTACTTTGACCAAGTCAAACATCAAGAAGCTCCAAAAAACTAAAATCAATGAGGTATCATCTAATCTTTCGATAACAAAATCCGAGGCGTGCCTTTTGCTAATCCACCATGGTTGGAGCGCCACGAAGGTCGACGAGGCCTGGTTCGACGACAAAGAAAGAGTTCGGAAACTTGTTGGATTGCTCAAACACAACACCGGAGAGATCGTAACAACCCAAACTTGTGAGATATGTTTTGATAATACGGTTTGCTTGGAGAAGAAGTTGAAATCCGCCAAGTGTGGCCACGCATACTGCGTCGATTGTTGGAAGCTCTACATCaatgagaagatcaaagaaggTCCTCATGAGTGCCTCAAACCCATGAGATGCCCTCATCCATCTTGTGAGGCTTCTTTGGAGATTAACATGATTCGGCGATTCGCTAGCCAGCAAAACAGGAAGATGTACGATCGTTTCTTGTTACGATCTTATGTCGAAACAAGAAAGAATATAAAGTGGTGTCCAAGGCCTGATTGCGATCTTGCTGTTAGGTACAAATCAGATGGAAATTATGTTAACAAATATGTTGAAGTAAGTTGCAGGAATGGGCATAGGTTTTGCTGGGGATGCGGCGAAGATGCTCATAGACCCGTGAGTTGTGAAATGATGGCTAAGAAGAACCAAGAAAGTGGTGATTCTAAGAGCTTGCGTTGGATCTCTACTTTCACCAAGAAATGCCCTAGTTGTAAGCAACCCATTGAGAGGAACGGGGGTTGCATGCACGTAACATGCACTGTTTGCAGCTACCAATTTTGCTGGCTATGTCTTTCTGATTGGTTTCTGTGTTCCGCCCGTTGCAACCGTTTCTAG